From Catharus ustulatus isolate bCatUst1 chromosome 6, bCatUst1.pri.v2, whole genome shotgun sequence, a single genomic window includes:
- the DBX1 gene encoding homeobox protein DBX1: protein MMFPSLIAPPAVYPSLLRPTPTLTLPQSLQSAFSSHSSFLVEDLIRISRPTSYLPRTAPPHSMSPPASAARTDSGTPELPSSTTAGSRRICSPQTSSSDSTFLKFGVNAILSSTPRAETSPALLQSVPPKTFSFPYFEGSFQPFLRSSYFPAASAVVPIPGTFSWPLAARGKPRRGMLRRAVFSDVQRKALEKMFQKQKYISKPDRKKLAAKLGLKDSQVKIWFQNRRMKWRNSKERELLSSGGCREQTLPTKFNPHPDLSDVGKKCSGEEEEEEVPPVCPPSPRHPLTYHQSPEHLHLRDRLDSQMSPSPSHSSSPSKPSDFSDSEEEDDEGEEEEEEITVS, encoded by the exons ATGATGTTCCCCAGCCTCATCGCCCCTCCAGCCGTCTACCCCAGCCTCCTCCGGCCGACCCCCACCCTCACCTTGCCTCAGTCGCTGCAGTCGGCTTTTTCCAGCCATTCCAGCTTCCTGGTGGAAGATTTGATCCGGATCAGCAGGCCCACCAGCTACCTGCCCAGGACTGCCCCCCCGCACAGCATGTCCCCCCCAGCCTCCGCGGCCAGGACGGACTCGGGGACGCCGGAGCTCCCCAGCTCCACCACCGCCGGCTCCAGGAGGATCTGTTCGCCACAGACTTCCAGCAGCGACTCCACTTTTCTGAAGTTTGGCGTCAACGCCATCCTCTCCTCCACGCCCCGAGCCG aAACCTCCCCTGCGTTGCTCCAGAGCGTCCCGCCAAAGACTTTCTCCTTTCCATATTTTGAAGGATCCTTCCAGCCCTTTCTCAGATCTTCCTATTTCCCAG CTGCCTCCGCCGtggtccccatccctggcacctTCTCCTGGCCGCTGGCTGCCCGGGGCAAGCCCCGCCGGGGGATGCTCCGCCGTGCCGTCTTCTCCGACGTGCAGCGCAAGGCGCTGGAGAAGATGTTCCAGAAGCAGAAGTACATCAGCAAACCCGACAGGAAGAAGCTGGCGGCCAAGCTGGGCCTTAAGGACTCACAG GTGAAGATCTGGTTCCAGAACAGGAGGATGAAATGGAGGAACTCTAAAGAAAGAGAGCTCCTCTCTTCTGGTGGCTGCAGAGAACAGACCCTACCCACCAAGTTCAACCCTCACCCAGACCTCAGTGATGTAGGCAAGAAATGttcaggagaggaagaggaggaggaagttCCCCCCGTGTGCCCACCCAGCCCCCGGCACCCCCTAACCTACCACCAGTCCCCGGAACATCTACACCTGAGGGACAGACTGGACTCCCAGATGTCTCcttctccatcccattccagcagccccagcaaacCTTCAGACTTCTCAGACTCAGAGGAAGAGGATGatgaaggggaagaagaagaggaggagataACAGTCTCTTAG